In one Zobellia galactanivorans genomic region, the following are encoded:
- the galE gene encoding UDP-glucose 4-epimerase GalE: MKILVTGGLGFIGSHTVVELQDKGFEVVIIDDCSNSSEKVLEGITSITGKMPLFEKIDLKEKSKVEAFFKKYQDIEGVIHFAASKAVGESVEKPLLYYENNIGTLVYLLKELSKKNTSNFIFSSSCTVYGQADKMPISETAPVKPAESPYGNTKQMGEEIIRDTCAVTQGLNAIALRYFNPMGAHPSGHIGELPIGVPQNLVPFITQTGVGLREQLSVFGDDYPTEDGTCIRDYIYVVDLAKAHVQALQRLLEGKNEENYEVFNLGTGKGSSVLEVIHSFERVSGKKLNYKIVDRRPGDVVSAYADTKKANEVLGWKAEYTLDEAMKSAWEWEQKIRA; encoded by the coding sequence ATGAAGATATTAGTGACCGGAGGTCTTGGTTTTATTGGGTCTCACACTGTTGTAGAACTTCAGGACAAGGGTTTTGAGGTGGTTATAATCGATGATTGTTCAAATTCGTCGGAAAAGGTGTTGGAGGGAATTACCTCCATTACGGGAAAAATGCCCTTGTTCGAAAAAATTGACCTAAAGGAAAAATCGAAAGTAGAAGCTTTTTTTAAGAAGTACCAAGATATAGAAGGGGTTATTCATTTTGCCGCTTCCAAGGCGGTGGGCGAGAGTGTAGAGAAACCGTTGTTGTACTATGAGAACAATATCGGCACCTTGGTGTATCTGTTGAAAGAACTTTCAAAAAAGAATACGTCGAACTTTATTTTTAGTTCGTCGTGCACCGTTTACGGTCAGGCCGACAAGATGCCGATCAGTGAAACCGCTCCTGTTAAGCCTGCAGAATCGCCATACGGCAATACCAAGCAGATGGGCGAAGAGATTATTCGTGATACCTGTGCGGTTACCCAGGGGTTGAACGCTATCGCTTTGCGGTATTTTAACCCTATGGGGGCGCACCCGAGCGGTCATATTGGGGAATTGCCGATAGGGGTGCCCCAAAACTTAGTGCCCTTCATTACCCAGACAGGGGTAGGCCTTAGGGAGCAGTTATCGGTTTTTGGCGACGATTATCCTACGGAAGACGGCACTTGTATTCGTGACTATATCTATGTGGTAGATTTGGCCAAGGCCCACGTTCAAGCATTACAGCGACTATTGGAGGGGAAGAACGAAGAGAACTACGAGGTCTTTAATCTGGGTACCGGAAAAGGAAGCTCGGTGCTAGAGGTCATTCATAGTTTTGAACGTGTATCCGGAAAAAAATTGAACTATAAAATTGTCGACCGACGTCCCGGTGATGTGGTCTCTGCCTACGCGGATACGAAAAAGGCCAATGAGGTTTTAGGTTGGAAGGCCGAGTATACCTTGGATGAGGCTATGAAGTCCGCTTGGGAGTGGGAACAAAAAATAAGGGCCTGA